One window of the Pyrus communis chromosome 17, drPyrComm1.1, whole genome shotgun sequence genome contains the following:
- the LOC137723040 gene encoding uncharacterized protein, with protein MAAAVKFICVLGFLAVFSIAMIERADGASACGKASPDEEAAKLAPCADAAQDEKAAVSASCCQQVKRMGQNPSCLCAILLSDTAKSSGVKLEVAITIPKRCNFANRPVGTKCGGYTLP; from the exons ATGGCAGCTGCAGTGAAATTTATTTGCGTGTTAGGGTTTCTTGCAGTTTTCAGCATTGCTATGATTGAAAGGGCTGATGGGGCAAGTGCTTGTGGAAAAGCTAGTCCAGACGAAGAGGCCGCCAAGCTTGCTCCTTGTGCAGATGCCGCACAAGATGAAAAAGCTGCTGTTTCCGCTAGTTGCTGTCAGCAAGTCAAGAGGATGGGACAAAACCCTAGCTGCCTCTGTGCCATCCTGCTTTCTGACACTGCCAAGAGCTCTGGTGTCAAGCTTGAGGTTGCGATAACCATTCCCAAGCGCTGCAACTTTGCCAACCGCCCAGTCGGTACCAAGTGCGGAG GCTATACTCTGCCGTGA
- the LOC137723038 gene encoding rop guanine nucleotide exchange factor 7-like, translating to MDGAFTHQEERESRTHLQFHQLELCPPLLSFRRFNSRNPFSLFCFWASKYLRNLHCRARISNSCCLGKLPYDGMVVNNSAFCDLPGFGDEGGASMEGLVEKDEVIGEKSGDFLAEALDKDGSFEDLIEEKGRESFSSSNFLTSETTGQEEEQSHSSSEESSSPPSLGWPVQKGEAPDCTSENGDEAAEKTHSDDRKLEKQGSTISETELMKERFSKLLLGEDMSGCGNGVCTALAISNAITNLCATLFGQLWRLEPLPQEKKSMWRREMEWLLCVSDHIVELIPSWQTFPDGSKLEVMTCRPRSDLYVNLPALRKLDNMLLEILDGFNNTEFWYVDQGILAPDADGSTSFRRAFQRQEEKWWLPVPRVPPGGLHENSRKQLQHKRDCTSQILKAAMAINSITLADMEVPESYLESLPKNGRVSLGDVIYRYITSDQFSAECLLDCLDLSSEHQALEIANRVEASIYMWRKKANPKPTSISNRFGSKSSWEMVKELMIDAEKKELLPERAESLLMCLKQRFPGLPQTALDMSKIQHNKDVGKSVLESYSRVLESLAFNIVARIDDLLYVDDLTRHSDQFPSISKVSMIPHKSTPTPYSVPISSTPYKTPFATPSFSPSQLVSPLRGDRSPFITSGKIPQRGLGVKKVLTDYLSIDAKGKDYSDPIEKPDSVTNTMQETLGSHMRMDSFECTKASRSPGSQDSVTEE from the exons ATGGATGGAGCTTTCACTCACCAAGAAGAAAGAGAATCAAGAACCCACCTACAATTTCATCAACTCGAGCTCTGTCCGCCATTGCTGAGCTTCAGAAGATTCAACAGCCGCAACCCATTTTCCCTTTTCTGTTTCTGGGCGTCCAAGTATCTCCGGAACTTGCATTGCAGAGCTCGAATCTCCAACTCCTGCTGCTTAGGAAAGCTTCCGTACGATGGTATGGTGGTGAACAACTCTGCTTTCTGCGATTTGCCGGGTTTTGGTGACGAAGGAGGAGCTTCGATGGAGGGTTTGGTGGAGAAAGATGAAGTTATTGGGGAGAAAAGTGGCGATTTTTTGGCTGAAGCCTTGGATAAAGATGGGAGCTTTGAGGATTTGATTGAGGAGAAGGGTCGTGAGAGCTTTTCAAGTTCGAATTTTTTGACGTCGGAGACGACGGGGCAGGAGGAGGAGCAGAGCCACAGCAGCTCTGAGGAGTCGTCTTCGCCGCCGTCGTTGGGTTGGCCTGTTCAGAAAGGTGAGGCGCCGGATTGCACCAGTGAGAATGGTGATGAAGCGGCGGAGAAAACCCATTCAGATGATAGGAAACTAGAGAAACAAGGATCAACAATATCAG AGACTGAGTTGATGAAGGAGAGGTTTTCGAAATTATTGCTTGGAGAAGATATGTCAGGTTGTGGAAATGGGGTTTGCACAGCATTGGCTATATCAAATGCCATTACTAATCTTTGCG CTACCCTATTCGGGCAACTTTGGAGACTAGAACCACTGCCGCAAGAGAAGAAATCGATGTGGCGAAGAGAGATGGAATGGCTTCTTTGTGTGAGTGATCACATTGTTGAGCTGATACCTTCTTGGCAGACTTTTCCTGATGGAAGCAAATTGGAG GTCATGACTTGCAGACCGCGCTCAGATCTTTACGTTAATCTCCCTGCCCTTCGTAAATTGGACAACATGCTTCTt GAAATCTTAGATGGCTTTAACAATACGGAGTTCTGGTACGTTGATCAAGGGATTCTGGCCCCAGATGCAGATGGGTCAACCTCTTTCCGAAGAGCATTTCAGCGCCAAGAGGAAAAGTGGTGGCTACCTGTGCCCCGAGTTCCTCCTGGTGGACTCCATGAAAATTCAAGAAAGCAATTGCAGCACAAGCGTGATTGCACAAGCCAAATATTAAAAGCTGCCATGGCAATCAATAGTATTACTCTAGCAGATATGGAAGTCCCCGAATCATATCTGGAATCTCTTCCAAAG AATGGAAGAGTAAGCTTAGGGGATGTTATTTATCGATACATTACATCAGATCAGTTCTCCGCAGAATGCCTGCTTGATTGCCTTGATTTGTCCTCTGAACATCAAGCCCTAGAGATTGCGAATAGAGTGGAGGCCTCGATATATATGTGGCGTAAAAAGGCAAACCCAAAACCTACAAGTATTTCGAACAGATTTGGTTCGAAGTCATCATGGGAAATGGTCAAGGAGCTGATGATTGATGCAGAGAAAAAGGAGTTGCTTCCAGAAAGAGCAGAAAGTCTGTTAATGTGCTTGAAGCAACGCTTCCCTGGTCTTCCACAGACAGCCCTCGATATGAGCAAGATTCAGCACAATAAG GACGTCGGGAAATCCGTTTTGGAGAGCTATTCAAGGGTTTTGGAGAGCCTGGCATTTAACATCGTGGCACGCATTGATGACCTGCTTTATGTAGATGACTTGACACGACATTCTGATCAGTTCCCATCAATCTCGAAAGTTAGTATGATTCCACACAAGAGCACTCCTACTCCATACTCGGTGCCCATCTCAAGCACTCCATACAAAACACCTTTCGCCACACCAAGCTTTTCACCCTCACAGCTAGTTAGCCCTCTGAGGGGAGACAGATCACCATTCATCACCAGCGGCAAGATCCCTCAACGTGGGTTGGGTGTTAAAAAAGTCCTGACTGATTATCTTAGCATCGATGCAAAAGGAAAAGACTACAGTGATCCAATTGAGAAACCAGATTCAGTAACAAACACAATGCAAGAAACGCTAGGGTCTCACATGCGAATGGATTCTTTTGAGTGTACAAAAGCATCAAGGAGCCCGGGATCACAAGACTCAGTCACAGAAGAATGA
- the LOC137722055 gene encoding probable glutathione S-transferase, with protein MPNKLNSYFVCLLYCLPATWKALRGSEEPEKAVEEACELQKILENELKDKKFFAGETVGLVDIVANFIAFWLRTIQELVGVELLSKEKLPKLYNWSDEFCSVFQENLPPKNKLVAHFRGRLQSTTTTTTSG; from the coding sequence ATGCCTAATAAGCTAAATTCgtattttgtttgtttactttattgCTTGCCTGCAACATGGAAAGCTCTCCGGGGCAGTGAGGAACCTGAGAAGGCTGTGGAAGAAGCCTGTGAGCTTCAGAAAATACTGGAAAATGAGCTCAAAGACAAGAAGTTCTTCGCAGGAGAGACCGTTGGACTTGTGGACATTGTTGCCAACTTCATAGCCTTCTGGCTTAGAACCATTCAAGAACTTGTTGGAGTGGAGCTGTTGAGCAAAGAGAAGCTTCCCAAACTCTACAATTGGAGCGATGAGTTTTGCAGTGTTTTTCAGGAAAATCTGCCTcccaaaaataaattagttgCCCACTTCCGTGGTCGCCTTCAaagcaccaccaccactactacTTCCGGCTAA
- the LOC137723649 gene encoding glutathione S-transferase U8-like: MADEVKLLGVWGSPYSRRVETALKLKNVEYEFVEEDLQSKSALLLKSNPVHQKIPVLLHNGRAIAESQVILEYIDENWKEGFPILPKDPYERAQARFWARFIDEKCLPATYKVLWGSEEPEKAVEEACELLKILENELKDKKFFAGETVGLVDIVANFIGYWLRAIQEVVGVELLTKEKLPKLYNWSDEFCSVFQESLPPKDKLVAHIRGRLQSTTTTTTSS; encoded by the exons ATGGCTGACGAGGTGAAGCTGTTGGGGGTTTGGGGAAGCCCATATAGTAGGAGAGTGGAAACAGCTCTGAAGCTGAAAAATGTGGAGTACGAATTTGTTGAGGAGGACCTGCAGAGCAAGAGTGCTTTGCTTCTAAAATCCAACCCAGTTCATCAGAAGATCCCTGTGCTCCTGCACAATGGCAGAGCGATAGCTGAGTCCCAGGTCATTCTCGAGTACATTGATGAGAATTGGAAGGAGGGTTTCCCCATTTTGCCTAAAGATCCTTATGAAAGAGCCCAAGCACGTTTCTGGGCTAGGTTCATTGATGAAAAG TGCTTGCCTGCAACATATAAAGTTCTGTGGGGCAGTGAGGAACCTGAAAAGGCTGTGGAAGAAGCCTGTGAGCTTCTGAAAATACTGGAAAATGAGCTCAAAGACAAGAAGTTCTTCGCAGGAGAGACCGTTGGACTTGTGGACATTGTTGCCAACTTCATAGGCTACTGGCTTCGAGCCATTCAAGAAGTTGTGGGAGTGGAGCTGTTGACCAAAGAGAAGCTTCCCAAATTGTACAATTGGAGCGATGAGTTTTGCAGTGTTTTTCAGGAAAGTCTGCCTCCCAAAGATAAACTAGTTGCTCACATCCGCGGTCGCCTTCAAAGCACTACCACCACTACTACTTCCAGCTAA